A window of Candidatus Chlorobium masyuteum genomic DNA:
AACAACTACCCTGTAGGCAATGATCAGCAGCGAACCATACTTTTCCACTTCACGTTGATAGACACCGATCAACCGGTCAATCTTTCCGGAAAGTGAAGTCTCTTCCTTAAGCTCCCGCAGGCATGCTTCATGAGCTTCCTCTCCGGCCTCAAGAAATCCACCCGGAAGAGCCCATTCATTACATGCGGGTTCATGGGCTCGCCGGACTATAAGAAGTTCGTCTTTGCTGTTGACAACATAAGCTAAAGCTGCCGGAACAGGATTGATATAATGCACCCATGAACATGACAGGCAAATCTTCCGTTCATGCCCATTGATCATGGACCATTCCAGTGTTTTACTGCATACCGGACAGAATGAAAATGGCTTCACCATCTCTGCATTAAATTGTTGCACAAGCAATACCAGGTAAACAAAACGGCAACTGCAACCTTTACACGTTTATAGAGCCTCCGGAATCACAAGAAGCCGTACCGGGCAGGAACAGCTTCTTGTGATTGGATGATTTTTTATTC
This region includes:
- a CDS encoding NUDIX hydrolase; protein product: MKPFSFCPVCSKTLEWSMINGHERKICLSCSWVHYINPVPAALAYVVNSKDELLIVRRAHEPACNEWALPGGFLEAGEEAHEACLRELKEETSLSGKIDRLIGVYQREVEKYGSLLIIAYRVVVEDELIFLNHELLEGAFYPYHLRPEVRIPLHRQIIHDAALTELVS